The following are encoded in a window of Dehalococcoidia bacterium genomic DNA:
- a CDS encoding ribonuclease HI family protein, which produces MTPPADLNDGRKADTWVVYSDGASRGNPGRSAYGAVVYDPEGRERARTSDVIGIATNNVAEYRGLIAGLEAALALGARRVEVRMDSELVVLQVIGRYRVRNPKLIPYHRRVLALRSQFDEVVFRHVPRDQNRVADSLANQALDAAP; this is translated from the coding sequence TTGACCCCGCCAGCCGACCTCAACGACGGGCGCAAGGCCGACACCTGGGTCGTCTACTCTGACGGCGCCTCGAGGGGGAACCCCGGCCGCTCAGCCTACGGCGCCGTGGTCTATGACCCCGAGGGCCGGGAGCGCGCGAGGACATCGGACGTCATCGGGATTGCCACGAACAACGTGGCCGAGTACAGGGGCCTCATCGCGGGGTTAGAGGCCGCGCTCGCGCTCGGTGCCCGGCGCGTCGAAGTGCGGATGGACTCGGAGCTGGTGGTGCTGCAGGTGATCGGGCGGTATCGCGTTCGGAACCCGAAGCTCATCCCGTACCATCGCCGCGTGCTGGCCCTACGCTCGCAGTTCGACGAAGTCGTCTTTCGCCACGTGCCGCGAGACCAGAACCGAGTGGCCGATTCGCTGGCGAATCAGGCCCTGGACGCGGCACCGTAA
- a CDS encoding nucleotidyltransferase family protein — translation MTDVVAILLAAGESTRMGRPKALLPWGGRALVEWQVEQLKLAGCGRVIVVTGHRASEIEPLARSAGAEVVLNAAYRSGRASSLRTGADAVEEAGAVVVLNVDQPRPAWVTRRLVDAWRLRKAPVVVPDHGGRLGHPVLLDGSLLPDLRSVREETLGLREIIERMRAETEPVAFDNRVVIVDLNTPEDYENALAEFYRGAWEET, via the coding sequence ATGACGGATGTCGTCGCCATCCTCCTGGCCGCTGGGGAGTCCACACGCATGGGCCGCCCCAAGGCCTTGCTGCCCTGGGGCGGCCGCGCGTTGGTCGAGTGGCAGGTCGAGCAGCTGAAGCTGGCCGGATGCGGCCGCGTGATAGTGGTCACCGGCCACCGCGCAAGCGAGATCGAGCCCCTGGCCCGCTCTGCGGGAGCGGAAGTGGTCCTGAACGCCGCCTACAGGTCCGGGCGGGCGTCGTCGCTGCGTACCGGCGCGGACGCGGTCGAGGAGGCGGGCGCGGTCGTCGTGCTGAACGTCGACCAGCCGCGCCCGGCATGGGTCACGCGCCGCCTCGTCGATGCCTGGCGGCTGAGGAAAGCGCCCGTGGTCGTTCCCGACCATGGCGGCCGGCTCGGCCACCCGGTCCTCCTGGACGGCTCGCTCCTGCCCGACTTGAGGTCGGTCCGCGAGGAGACCCTCGGGCTGCGCGAGATCATCGAGCGTATGCGCGCGGAGACTGAGCCAGTAGCGTTCGACAATCGCGTCGTTATTGTCGACTTGAATACGCCAGAGGACTACGAGAACGCTTTAGCCGAATTCTATCGAGGCGCATGGGAGGAGACTTAA
- a CDS encoding NADH-quinone oxidoreductase subunit I: MYGIGLAKGLWVTLKHLFRPPTTVQFPEEVRPFPARARTNLLWFDERCTGCSTCAQACPDGCILVATEPRADGSLTKVRYEIDFRICMYCALCVEACPYEAIQAGGTFRDAVYFFDDMYRDKYELTRLAHAYLRNNNYTYPNGMKAPKSVIDFIEAEAAGLPAPPPGGTHAQIPSQPQVSRDRAGALPAAGRQGEALRRG; the protein is encoded by the coding sequence TTGTACGGCATCGGCTTGGCTAAAGGCCTCTGGGTCACCCTGAAGCACCTCTTCCGGCCGCCCACCACCGTCCAGTTCCCCGAGGAGGTGCGGCCGTTCCCCGCCCGCGCGCGCACGAACCTCCTCTGGTTCGACGAGCGCTGCACCGGCTGCAGCACCTGCGCCCAGGCCTGCCCCGACGGCTGCATCCTGGTCGCGACGGAGCCGCGCGCCGACGGCAGTCTGACCAAGGTCCGCTACGAGATCGACTTCCGCATCTGCATGTACTGCGCCCTGTGCGTCGAGGCCTGCCCCTACGAGGCGATCCAGGCGGGCGGCACCTTCAGGGACGCCGTTTACTTCTTCGACGACATGTACCGCGACAAGTACGAGCTTACGCGCCTGGCTCACGCCTACCTGCGCAACAACAACTACACATACCCCAACGGCATGAAGGCGCCGAAGTCCGTCATCGATTTCATCGAGGCCGAGGCGGCTGGCTTGCCGGCGCCGCCTCCGGGCGGGACTCACGCCCAGATCCCGAGCCAGCCCCAGGTCAGCCGCGACCGCGCCGGCGCGCTGCCGGCCGCGGGGCGCCAGGGGGAGGCGCTGCGGCGTGGTTAA
- a CDS encoding molybdopterin-dependent oxidoreductase, which translates to MVKFSLNGVEVEAPAGAPLVEVIKQNGIWISNLCYIDGLPPYAGCRTCLVEIEGARGLQLACTSRVAENMVVRTDTGQVKDARQAVLSIINANHSDRCLTCHRRVHCMPGDICLRDDNVTHRCLTCAKNYRCELQNTNELLEMANYEPWVGEERTYYESEQPEADRANPYLEFDPQMCIICTRCVRACDEIRHTGAVTLAGRGFSTRIAFGAGGAIHESNCDFCGACIDVCPTATLLEKPNKWIAKSETWVSTTCNSCSVGCTLSMGVRNGRVVMVKPDRLNPVSWDQICVRGRFHYDAVKPRQRLTRHLVRQPGGTSMPSPYEATLSHAAEELAGVIQRHGPASVGVLVGPWATNEEAYLAQKLARTVIGTESIDSTAGPVTAAVSAALTEAFGTDALPSDMTRLQTAQTIVVVADDLESSHNIAALRIKDAVVRAGASLVVISSRYGEVCDFINPPPAGAIMPSPVRRPPADQMGVWLRPSPAGEAVTVAALGRALAANLAGVPGADIASSGPAEAPGVSTEDLAKASSILQRAAHSDMPLAIVYAPNPASVAAAAETARAVANLAVLCRRDNAAESLIVLPVEANVNGIRDMGAVPGAGGLALDRMLREVKGLVVVGDNPAMFARDSDEVRKALEALECLIAIDSVQSDTVKLAHFAFADLPAYGKEGTFTTADRRVARLSRAESATGDQRDCLVILSELGEALASRLGNQAALPKEAAAVMAEIAAAVPGYAGARYERLQSGVTRALPASPSRARVQEPLVAPPPVTNSAFVLTTARTLYTSLEGAAMRSPEADKLHREEFLEMNPADAAALGIGQNRPVIVQNGGREFTLSAALTDAVAPGSVFLPLYYDGGLVNALLHADGAVPTTVTVRPA; encoded by the coding sequence GTGGTTAAGTTCAGCCTGAACGGCGTAGAGGTGGAGGCGCCCGCGGGCGCACCCCTCGTCGAGGTCATCAAGCAGAACGGCATCTGGATCAGCAACCTCTGCTACATAGACGGCCTGCCGCCGTACGCAGGCTGTCGCACCTGCCTGGTCGAGATCGAAGGCGCGCGAGGCCTGCAGCTCGCCTGCACCAGCCGCGTCGCCGAGAACATGGTCGTGCGCACGGACACGGGCCAGGTCAAGGATGCCCGCCAGGCTGTGCTCTCGATCATCAACGCCAACCACTCCGACCGCTGCCTCACCTGCCACCGGCGTGTGCACTGCATGCCGGGCGACATCTGCCTGCGGGACGACAACGTCACCCACCGCTGCCTGACCTGCGCCAAGAATTATCGCTGCGAGCTCCAGAACACGAACGAGCTCCTGGAGATGGCCAACTACGAACCCTGGGTGGGCGAGGAACGCACCTACTACGAGAGCGAACAGCCGGAGGCTGACCGCGCCAACCCCTACCTGGAGTTCGACCCGCAGATGTGCATCATCTGCACGCGGTGCGTGCGTGCCTGCGACGAGATCCGTCATACCGGGGCGGTCACGCTGGCCGGCCGCGGCTTCTCGACGCGGATCGCCTTCGGCGCCGGCGGGGCGATCCACGAGTCCAACTGCGACTTCTGCGGCGCCTGCATCGACGTCTGCCCGACGGCGACGTTGCTCGAGAAGCCTAACAAGTGGATCGCGAAGAGCGAGACCTGGGTCTCGACCACCTGCAACAGCTGCAGCGTCGGCTGCACGCTGAGCATGGGCGTGCGCAACGGCCGCGTCGTTATGGTAAAGCCGGACCGCCTCAACCCCGTTAGCTGGGACCAGATCTGCGTCCGCGGACGCTTCCACTACGACGCCGTCAAGCCCCGGCAGCGCTTGACGCGCCACCTCGTGCGCCAGCCGGGCGGGACCTCCATGCCCTCCCCCTACGAGGCAACGCTCAGCCATGCCGCTGAAGAGCTCGCCGGCGTCATCCAACGCCACGGCCCCGCGTCCGTCGGCGTGCTCGTCGGTCCCTGGGCCACCAACGAGGAGGCCTACCTGGCGCAGAAGCTGGCCCGGACCGTGATCGGCACCGAGAGCATCGACTCTACCGCCGGCCCCGTGACGGCAGCCGTATCCGCCGCCCTGACCGAGGCCTTCGGAACGGACGCGCTCCCGTCAGACATGACCCGCCTTCAGACGGCTCAGACCATCGTCGTGGTCGCCGACGACCTCGAATCCAGCCACAACATCGCCGCGCTGCGCATCAAGGACGCGGTCGTCCGTGCCGGCGCCAGCCTTGTGGTGATCAGCTCGCGATACGGCGAGGTCTGCGACTTCATCAACCCGCCGCCTGCCGGCGCGATCATGCCTTCGCCGGTGCGCAGGCCCCCCGCGGACCAGATGGGCGTCTGGCTGCGGCCGTCGCCCGCCGGCGAGGCCGTGACCGTGGCGGCCCTGGGCCGGGCGCTCGCCGCCAACCTGGCAGGAGTCCCGGGCGCGGATATCGCCAGCTCAGGGCCGGCGGAGGCGCCGGGCGTATCCACGGAGGACCTGGCGAAGGCGTCCTCGATCCTCCAGCGCGCGGCCCACTCCGATATGCCCCTGGCCATCGTCTACGCGCCGAACCCGGCCTCGGTCGCCGCCGCCGCGGAGACCGCGCGCGCGGTCGCGAACCTGGCGGTGCTCTGCCGGCGAGATAACGCGGCGGAGTCTCTGATCGTTTTGCCCGTCGAGGCCAACGTCAACGGGATCCGAGATATGGGCGCCGTCCCGGGGGCTGGCGGGCTCGCCCTCGACCGCATGCTCCGGGAGGTCAAGGGCCTGGTCGTCGTCGGAGACAACCCGGCGATGTTCGCGCGCGACAGCGATGAGGTCCGCAAGGCGCTGGAGGCGCTGGAGTGCTTGATCGCCATCGATTCGGTGCAGTCCGACACCGTGAAGCTGGCGCACTTCGCCTTCGCGGACCTGCCTGCTTACGGCAAGGAAGGCACCTTTACCACTGCCGATCGCCGCGTCGCCAGGCTGAGCCGGGCCGAAAGCGCGACCGGCGACCAGCGCGACTGCCTCGTTATCCTCAGCGAACTGGGCGAAGCTCTGGCATCCCGCCTCGGCAACCAGGCCGCGCTGCCGAAGGAAGCGGCCGCCGTGATGGCCGAAATCGCCGCCGCCGTGCCCGGATACGCCGGCGCCAGGTACGAGCGCCTCCAGTCGGGCGTGACGCGGGCCCTGCCAGCGTCGCCGTCCCGCGCCCGCGTGCAGGAGCCGCTGGTGGCGCCGCCGCCCGTAACGAACAGCGCCTTCGTGCTCACCACGGCCCGGACCCTTTACACGAGCCTGGAGGGGGCCGCGATGCGCTCGCCGGAGGCCGACAAGCTGCACCGGGAGGAGTTTCTGGAGATGAACCCCGCGGACGCCGCGGCGCTGGGTATCGGCCAGAACCGGCCCGTAATCGTCCAGAACGGCGGCCGTGAGTTCACGCTCTCGGCCGCGCTCACGGACGCGGTAGCTCCCGGCTCCGTCTTCCTTCCCCTCTACTACGACGGTGGCCTCGTAAACGCCCTCCTCCACGCCGACGGCGCCGTGCCCACTACCGTCACCGTCCGCCCGGCATAG
- a CDS encoding DUF2007 domain-containing protein, whose protein sequence is MSETSPDGASPEGDPEEMVEVARAHDRLESTIWTRHLEDMGIQVRTETKGGIIRAILYLGRVPVAVYVPRKDYDRAHEFLKKFRFI, encoded by the coding sequence GTGAGCGAGACTAGTCCCGACGGCGCCAGCCCCGAGGGCGACCCCGAGGAGATGGTCGAGGTCGCGCGGGCGCATGACCGTCTCGAGTCCACCATCTGGACGCGGCACCTCGAGGACATGGGGATCCAGGTTCGGACGGAAACGAAGGGCGGCATAATCCGGGCGATTCTTTACCTGGGACGCGTCCCGGTGGCGGTCTACGTGCCACGCAAGGACTACGATAGGGCTCACGAGTTTTTGAAGAAGTTCCGTTTCATCTAG
- a CDS encoding LON peptidase substrate-binding domain-containing protein, giving the protein MRVPIFPLDLVAFPGSMIPLNIFEDRYKVMVQKLLRDRERFGICLIKEGRVERGPLGTPHGVGTLARIIQIEEQATGNYHLLARGEDRFRITALDRKSEPYLVADVELFPDEPAPPPALAMVAARVAALFDEYYRILVAISGGWQREAAPGERTWTWDLPQLADRHKTLMESRAAATGEEEQVRTLRLPSLPEDPSTLSFTVASELALANEVKQDLLEAPSVLARLQREAEVLTRELPALEQRLQMQNRQRFSGFGALN; this is encoded by the coding sequence ATGCGCGTACCGATATTCCCGCTCGACCTCGTCGCCTTCCCCGGCTCAATGATCCCCTTGAACATCTTCGAAGACCGCTACAAGGTCATGGTCCAGAAGCTGTTGCGGGACCGGGAGCGCTTCGGGATCTGCCTGATCAAGGAAGGCAGGGTCGAACGCGGGCCCCTCGGCACGCCTCACGGCGTCGGCACCCTGGCGCGCATCATCCAGATCGAGGAGCAGGCGACGGGGAACTACCACCTCCTGGCGCGCGGCGAAGACCGCTTCCGCATCACCGCCCTGGACCGAAAGAGCGAGCCCTATCTGGTCGCCGACGTGGAGCTGTTCCCGGACGAGCCGGCGCCGCCGCCGGCCCTGGCGATGGTGGCGGCGCGCGTAGCGGCGCTGTTCGACGAGTACTACCGCATCCTTGTGGCGATCAGCGGCGGCTGGCAGCGCGAGGCCGCACCGGGGGAGCGGACCTGGACCTGGGACCTGCCACAACTGGCGGACCGCCACAAGACGCTGATGGAAAGCCGGGCCGCGGCAACCGGCGAGGAGGAGCAGGTGCGCACCCTTCGCCTCCCTAGCCTGCCGGAGGACCCATCGACGCTGTCATTCACAGTCGCCTCTGAGCTGGCCCTGGCGAACGAGGTCAAGCAGGACCTCCTCGAGGCGCCGTCCGTGCTGGCGCGACTGCAGCGTGAGGCGGAGGTGCTCACCCGCGAGCTACCGGCGCTGGAGCAGCGCCTTCAGATGCAGAACCGCCAGCGCTTCAGCGGCTTCGGCGCCCTCAACTGA